From the Lactuca sativa cultivar Salinas chromosome 9, Lsat_Salinas_v11, whole genome shotgun sequence genome, the window TAGCAAACACCGCCCgttcgtcagctatggaaactcgcagaggtcgaatCAACACCTCTTGacagatactaatgtgctgactaaatgccaaggaaacaaatgaccgactcgcacccgagtcaaataataccaaagcaggcacaaaactcacaagaaaagtacctacgcatatcatcatataagcacaatatctcaactcaaataaaagataaatacataatacataccagccacaacattgggtgctgcgcggacctcctctgcagtcaactggaaagctctcccatgagcctttggtgcctcggccttcgcTGGCCGAACCTCGttagccctagcagcaggcgcagatccctgcgctgatccctaaagtagctgagggcactcagccttccgatggccggtctggttgcaatggaagcaaaccgaaaatcccttcgggcaatccctcgcgatatgcccctccttcccgcacttgtagcatactcctgcccggcacgacccctcgtgactcttgccgcacttcccacaagtgcggcccttcgcgctcccatatctcgaatcagcgggtctggcccgcttggctgctggctgagACTGAGTCGGCTGCTGATCCATCCTCTatgactcagcctcctccctggcctgagtctccaactcaatctccctcttccgggcatttgcttggagctcagcaaatgtccggtaagtcgattTCGCCACGAATTCccaaatatctctcctcagaacacccaaataccggctcatgcgagcctgctcagaagacacctgctcaaggcaaaacatcgccctctcatgaaacttcctggtgataaCCGTAACAGAATCAGTagcctgcttgagggtcaagaattCCTGaatcaatcgttccctctccaccaggagaacatactcgtctctgaatatgacggtgaatctctcccaagtcacctcagaaatctctgcTAGAGTGAAGCTCGtcatcacgaacttccaccaatccttcgctcccaagcggagctggttcagggcgaaccgtaccctcaagtgctctggacaagaacacgtatagaaacatcccttgaTGTCaaagatccatctcatcgcagcaatcgggtcctgcgtcccatcgaactctggtggctttgtgttgctgaactcccgaaacaacaacgagtcacctccctgaggtctggcagcagcaacagcagcagccgcagcctcagtcactgctgcataccgctcgtcaaaggtctcaatcaatgtggtcttgatgtccccgaacatctctggaatctcagcctagatggcagcagccacctcctcatgaatcaatcgacggatctcttcgtcgctgacaccactgctctcaggtgtgtgtcgtgtcccaaccatgatgcctctgaaatacaacatataaatatcagagactcgatcgagcatacttgcactcgataacgcaaccctactcgaccTCCAAtatccaaaggattcttacttggactgctcactgatccggtgtcttcagtagtacatgCCCTATACTACTGACCATACTGCATCatcattcaccccaagtcctcctccttggatcccggatcacaagtactctactctcgctatgcattgGCTATCCTCCAAtagacctctcatgagctcctaactactacctactcgctctcaaggcatctcatagcagcagtaacctcataggctaaggcatcacaaatcaggccaatctaatcctaatatgaatacctagcctactctagcatgcataacatagcatatctcataacacataatgtaagggtattttggggattcaccgtttgggcgttggctgattgtacacaatgCTTCTTTCCATCTCTTTCATATTCctttacttttaaaaaaattgttggttttataattttttttttcaaatcctcagtttgagttcaaatacacccgaaggtgaatccgaatccctcaaaccaaggctctgataccaacttgtaacaccgtaacaAAAAGGTAGCATTGAAGATGTAATCGTCTCACGGATTGACAACTAAGtttgtattaaagtgatagttttgtatgcaatgtttatcctctttcacaatgtttgacaaagcataaatcatatgttctttgaatgcataaaatggtttaaaagGGATGGCTACCCTGAatactatgcattttgtataaatctagtgcatgcaaggtataacaagagttttcacgttttcactcgggattaaccgggtgtttacttgtattctcccccgaaatgtattaaatgtaacaccataaaaattcaaccaatttttCACTTTGCAAAAACGTAATAATTCATAGTAAAAATCAAAATGTATCTCAACTCATAAACATCCATCTCAAAATATAAGTATCCAAAAACATTTCCCCGGAATCTCATCAGAATACTCCaacaatgtgtacaatcaagccgacgccttcccgcgatcctcgctggtacctgaaacacatttcacacaacacggtaagcataaatgcttagtgagttccccaaaataccacatacatcacatacgccactcaaggctacaatatgaccctctggtcgatgtgtctcagcggaaccctccagttcTGTATCATTGGGCCCTCTGACCCGGTCTGTCTCGTCGGACTCTCCGACCCGGTCTatatcattggaccctccggtctggtctataTCACAtcgcatacatatatcacaaacacatatacacaaatagcacataacatataagaccctccggtctgctcatggttaccacactaggtaatgtatagtgagaagactcacctcaggaaTGTCTCAGGAAATCACAACTCGGTATCTCTGAACCTCGAAACAACAACCtagccccgcctaatcacataaagtaattattTCAATCATTAACGGCTCTCAAGGCTACACTACAcccctttctacaatcccacagaagggtaaaagaccattttaccccttcctgatccaaaagtacaattgttgaccaaaaccctaaaagtcaacgaagttaACGGTTAACCTTGACCAACTCACAGTCTAGACTCACAGTCTAGGGACAactcgactcaactcgtcgagtctgttcatggactcggcgagtccaatccatGCTCAACTTCAAATGGCTTCCTGAGGTCAGATATGATGCTCTACTCAATAGATCTATCCTTTCTAGTCCCATAATCACGAAAAGTTCGaagcttgatgcccatgcaaaggctccaaggttctatttgaagaaatgacctctaatatgTCATCCTAAGTTCATATTCACCAACAATCCTCATGAAGCTCAAAGGgggtaaggtctctggacctctatggatccagatccaagacCATAATACAAAAAGGAACCATATACTCAACAAAATCATCTACcaaagggtctagaaaaccctaactctataaacaATCACCAAAACAGAAGATATATCGAggttatacctcaaataagcactCCTGAGCTCAGAATTCCTCCAAATAGCACCTCCTCCagcctcctcttgatcttgatcacCTTCTTCTTACTAAACAAATGATAAAAAGATCAaatatggcctctccttcctcacaaacggtttagctcacttagggtttctcttaaGGGACTGGTAgtcgcaatgggaggctatgagtgcccttaaataggttCCAAAACCCGGGAATTAGAGTTTCAAATGCCAGCGCAGAATCAGCGATTCATAagcccgactcgttgagtctggTCGCGGAGATTCGTGGAAACTTCCTCACTTACTTGACGAGTcgtggctccaactcgtcgagtccctcctttttcttgaataaataattaaaattaaatcataCCCGAAACTCTAGATGTTACATTAAAAGtaaattataaagtatttgaaggtgtataaagggggtatgaactcacttgattgaagtggttgttttgaagtagtcgagaggagaatcgagcagaacttcgactagaaAGTGTTGAaatctcgggatcctcggggatCTCGGGAGTGTGGAACTTCCTTCGGAACTCGAGTATGAAAAACCGGGTCTTCGGGAAGGCTTATCGAGGTAATCACGCAGAGTAACAACACTTAGAAGGAAAGAAATGAGCACCAAACCCGACACCcttaagcttctatttataggggctgatttagggtctcacgtcgtgagtttgggttgctcacgtcgtgaggcttagTCAGCATGATCCTCTTCGACGAGTTGACATGGATGACACCCTGGAACCCATCAATCACGAGCTCACATCGTGAGCATGGTCCCCTCACATCGTGAGGCTGAGTCAGCCTCGGATTTTGtgtcccgaacttgtaaaatccgtaacttttgcgtacgagctccgatttcgacgttctttatatgcacgcgtaggtgtgaaaaggctctacaactctcgtatagactctgtcggctaattttgaatttatttttattatattatttttaacaggtcgggcctggaaaagtccgtttaaatcccataactccttcatctgtggtccattttcgtcagactttttactgttgtactcctatttttattatattattttaattgagTTTTGTCTGTTTtggtgaagaaggaatccattaAATGAGCATTAGTGAGCTTGGAGCTTGAGGATCCAGAACTTCCATCCTATTTGCAAGcctcagaaggtataaagcttgaacctttaTGATTCCTTGGTTTAGGTCTAGGTTAACTTGGAGTTTTCATGCTTTTGTTCCCATGGTTTTGGTTATTGTGAGTAAAAGCTTTCCAGAGCTTGTGATTGTCATATCTTGTCATTTATAGGGattctaagtcataaaaatgggatcttgaTGGTTAGTTTTTCACCCATGCAAGGGTTTGGAGTCATTAGAGAATGTTAAGGAACCTGGGTTTGGTTTTGGactccattaagccatgcaaagtcataaagtcaggAACTTTATTACTTTAGACATCCATTAGGTGCCGATCTGAGAGTTGGACGTgtggtcttaaggtattaaggaCTCAAATTGGATTTTGGCAGTTGCTTGAGTACGTAGGGCATAACCACTGAGTATGCACTGCATAACGGTTTTGCCCCGTTTGTTTTCTGTGGAATTTCGGTACGCATGGCTTACTCCCAGAAGGGGAAATGGGTCATTTTTTAGGGCTTGGGCCATGTTTGGTTGTGGCTAGCTTGGAAGGGGTAGAATTATCTTTTaccacagagagagagagagagagagagagagagagagagtgtgtgtgtgtgtgtgtgtgtgttttggaccctTGATTATGATTATTACCCTAATTCTTAATTAAGGTTGGTTTTGATATGTTCAGTGTGAGGAGCCTTCGTAGCAGCAACGTGTGTGTGAGATTTGGCTATCTtctgattgaggtgagtcttttcactctACTCGTAGGTCGAAGGCACAAATACCGGCCTACTAGATTACGTTTGTAGGATGATAGCTGTCTTTGTGACACTTTCTCAAATgcttgtatgtgcttgttgtctttgtgaatcTTGCCGACATGACTGCTTGCTtagttgtaggggtgaaatagactcgtttGGTTGAAAAATACCAATTAAGTCGGAAAGGACTCGGGAGGTAAAATAGACTTGAGGGTGAAATGGTCgcgaggtgaaatagacccgctCGGTTGGAAAATACCGATTGAGTTGGAAGGGACCCGGAGGCGAAATAAATATGTTATTGTGTTGTGCCGATATGTATGAATGTATGcagtatttttggggaactcattaagcttcgtgcttacggttttatgtttatggtttcaagtgaTTTTAGTTCTAAAGGGAAGGACTCGACGTGACTGTACAACATTCCCTAGAGTTTTTCGCATTGGCTATTTCTGACTTATACCCTAATGTAAAATTTTAATTGATATTGGTTGGATTTGGAATTAGTGTTTGTATGACTTtatgttttaaaacaaaattttttataaatttttgggacattacattaGCGATTTACGACCGTTATAAACTATTTTTATCCAAACAATTTTTTTAGTTTATAACAATATGAAACCACTAATAAACTACCTAAATAAAGTTAGCCAAACACCGCCTAATTAAATAATGTTTAAATGACACCAAACCATAAAAGGAGTTTTGATGTTTTGTCTTTAACATGCTAATTGTCGCAACCAATAGAAATCGATGGTGTAATTTTGTCTTTTAATTATTTGATCAAAGTCTATGATAATTATATATCGTTAATGCATAATACGAAGAAAGAGGTGCATGACTCAACAAACTTCAAAAAGTAGGAATGCACCCTTGAAATATAACCTAATTACCAGTTTGGGTTAAAACACATTCAATGGGTAACATGTGCAAAACTTTGATAGATTAGTGATTAGTGTtaacatataattaattaatcatcGTTTTGGTACAACGACTCCTCATTTAACTTGTGGCCTAACGAGTACGACACAAGTGTTTTAACAGTTTTATGTTATAAAAATCTTCCTATATTTATAtgtaaaacaaaactaaaagcaATCATGTCTTTTCAATCTTTCCaaaattacatttattaattaattggatgttacaagtttatATCTTTTCTTGTAACAACTTTTTCGTTTATTTacgtttttagtttttattttatagaTTTTGTTTCTAAGAATGAAGTTTAGTAGTTAATTGAACGAGAAGgttcatgattaaaactttaacACATCTAAAATATTATTTGTGTTTTACTATTGGTTAGTCGACATATTGATGTGAACCAATTAGACGATGAAATTttctatttttgtttattttataaatCTGAGTGGGTATTAATTTTTTGATTCCTTTTGTTTGTTCTAAAACAACATATATTATTAATACAactttacaaaataaataaataattacactTACAAAACAGTTCAAGTATGAACCTTATATCTTCCGTATTCATATAAGACCAAAATATCTTCTGATTAATATATAAGAAAATACCAAATACAATTGTTTACGTACATGTATTtcgattatttatttatttatttatttatttcgacTTATCATTAAAAATACATTAAACCACCGAACTAAAAAGCATCAGAATCATCACGTTTTCTTCTATACACATGCATCATGGTGATCGGTTTCCATTTCATAAATTCTTGgcgttttaaaatttattttaaacattaaatacaaaattattatttttagataatatgacatatctatGTTGAAAAAAACGGAAAAATGAACCACGATTTAGACTAAAAAAAGCCAAAAAGCATGTGACAATTAACTCACACTGGTACATATCATATCTATATGACTACATAAATAGATCAAATTCCAGTTTCTGTATTTCtgaatacattatttcctaaaaatattccatttaattttgaaaattaaaatgttTCATTTAATTTATAGGTCGCTCGTGAATGCCTTTCTCTTCTATTTCATAGCTGTCAGAAAATCTTTATTTTCAATTGAACAGAATTACTTGTCATTTATTGATGCCActcaacttctccttcttcaacttcAAACCTCTTAAtttcattttcttgatttttaattttatCAAAAGTTCTCAGCTTTTTGGAAATGGGTACAAAAAGTTTTTGCTTTTAAAAAGTTCAGAAAAGGGGGAAGCTTGAAGGAGAATAAGAAGATATGCCAACAGTTTGGTTTTCCTTGAAGAAATCTCTCCACTGCAAATCGGAGCCATCGGAGGTCCATGACCCGAAATCCAAGAAACAACTCGCAACAATCTTGACCCGAAAACCAGGTCGGTCGGGTTGTTCAAGGTCCATCGCAAATCTCAAAGATGTCATCAATGGCGGCAGTAAGAGGCATTCAGAAAAGCCAGTGAGTTGTAGTCCTAGATCTATCGGAAGCAGCGAGTTtctaaacccaattacccatgaAGTTATTCTCAACGATTCAAGATGTGAGCTTAAAATCACCGGCTTCGGTGGCGGGTTTCACGATGTTAGCGGTGGCGCCGCCGCCGGTGGCGGCGGCGGCGATGGGTCTACTTTCGTGGGTACATTAATGCCGGGTACACCTGGTCCTGGTGGACACCCAACAATGCATACTTTCAAGAATCATCAAACACCTACAAGAAGAACGGTTTCATCATCAGACGGGAATGGAATCGCGAATTCCGGTAACTCAACAGGAAAGAATGGAATTGGAATCCCACAAAAACCTAGACCTTCAATGGAAACAGAATCTTATGGGTCTTCTGGCGCAGTCACGTGCCATAAGTGTGGTAAACAGTTTGGAAAGTGGGAAAATCTTGAAGCCCATCATCTCTCAAAACACGCAGGTAAATACTAAATCATTAAAATCAATCAAGATTCAATCTTTATGTTCTTGAATCGATAACTTTGTCTGAATCATGAAAAATGTACAGATTTTTAATGTATATTCTTGTTCTTTTTTTCTGTTTTTGCTAGTGACTGAACTTATGGAGggtgattcttctagaaagatcGTGGAAATCATCTGTCGATCGAGCTGGTTAAAGTCCGAGAACACTTCGGGTCGAATCGAGAAGGTTCTAAAAGTCCACAACATGCAAAAAACACTATCTAGATTCGAAGACTATCGAGAGTTAGTGAAAACGAAAGCTAGCAAACTACCAAAGAAACACCCACGTTGTTTAGCAGATGGGAATGAACTTTTAAGGTTTTATGGCACCACAATCTCCTGTTCTCTTGGAATCAACGGCCATTCTAGCCTTTGTATCTCCGATAAATGTTGTGTTTGTCGGATTATAAGAAATGGGTTTTCGACACCTAAGGAACTCAAGGGTGGTATTGGGGTTTTCACAACTTCGACTAGTGTTAGAGCTTTTGAATCGATAGAAGTTTGCGATGATAGTTTAGATACACGAAAAGCTTTAATGGTGTGTAGGGTGATTGCAGGGAGGGTTCATAGGCCACTAGAGAACATTCAAGAGATTTCAGGGCAATCGGGGTTTGATTCGTTGGCTGGGAAAGTTGGGGTTCATTCGAATATCGAGGATCTTTATTTGCTTAGCCCTAAAGCTCTTTTACCTTGCTTTGTGGTGATTTGTAGAGTCTAAAAACATGATTTATtggaaaaaaaaaggtttttgtttTTGGTAAAGTTGTTGGTAAGGGTTTGTTTAGGTAGAATTGTGATGAATTTGGTTAGTCTTGAATAGTTTCCATATGTTTTTTGTTTATGAATTCGGTTATATTAGTACTGCATTCATAACAAGTTTTGAAAATGGGATCTTGATTGATTATTTACAAATATAACTTTTCTTTTCGATGTTTCTTTGTGTAAATGATAAAGAAATTAAGATGCTCTTTCATTGTCCTAGAAACATTCTATTTGTAAAATGTAAagaaaatacttatatatattaAGGCCTTTCTCGAAGATCATGAAAAACTCTTTCAAGAGTTATTGACTTTATAGAGTAATATAGGGTGTAGATATTTAGTtattaaatattcttttatataATTTATCATTAAACTCTTTGTAGACTCTTTGTAGCTGataaaaactataaatatgaTTGGATATTATAGTTTATGCTTGTTACTTTTACTTATTTGAAAAAGAAATATATTAAAGACTCTTTGTAGCTGatcaaaaaatataaatatgtttggatATTATAGTTTATGCTTGTTATTTTACTTAtctgaaaaagaaatatattAAATGTTAAGTAGGGGATATGAGTAATGACTTGAAATAGTAAtatattatgtttcatgtatacgTTTAACAATTAAATTATTTTAATACGTGATTTATCATTGAACTTTATtataattgttcaaaaattattattattatgatcggGTATTATGGATAATAATAATTTGGCATCCACGTGTCTGAGATAATCTAATACGTAATTGTGGAATTAATGTGTAAGCCATCTGATATGTATCGATACACATCTCTTGTGCAAATTAGATACATTCATTTGTAGGTTACAGGTTAACTTATTTCTAGGTAAGTGGTTTACATTTGGTTTTACATTAATAGGTACATAGTTTTATAAATAAGATACCACTCATTTGTGGTTCTTAACCTCATTTTTGGGATTAAATGAACATTATGATGGTGTCGCCACCTTGATCCAATAATAAACCCGCTACCACTCTTGTATGAGCCCCGATCAAAGTCGATTCTCAAAGAAACACACCAACAAAATGAACGACcgcttctaattcctctcattTGGAGCTTATGACAATTGACAACAAAACCGTGATCCTCGCCATCAAGTCTATGCCACTATTTGTTGTCGACATCAACTCCACCGCCTCTAACCATGGTCATGGTGGTTGTAACGACATATGTTGCTCTATGTTGATACAAGAAGCAATCCCTGCAGCCTTAAGAACCGAAGATAGAAGACAATAATGGAGACATAGTTGATATGAAATTCCCAAGGGAAAATGTCATATTAGCCCATCCAAAATTCCTGTTGAGTGTCAATGGCTATATTAATCTCAATCAAAGTTCATTTCCAAGGTATGTTCATCAACAAACTTTTTTGCTACTCTGATGGTATTCATCATGTGTTCGAGAATATCGATTTTGTTGATATGTCTTATACTAAATTTGTGGATTTTCTTGAACGATTCACATAAGAGAAGTGTGAGAAGCTTTATTATTGTCAACCTGATTTAGAAATCCTAGAAGGTTTAACCTTGATTTCTAACGAACTTCAATATTAAGAGTTTATAGATATTGCTTATCGATATGGAGTACAACTGCCTATTTACATGGACCATTTTGGTACTACTCTGCACGTAACtaaggaaaattgttttgttaTGTCAAATGTGCCAATCGAAACGAAAAATGGTATTTGACCTAACTAAGTTCATGAGTCCATAACAGAGCAACATAAAAGAAGTAACCTATGAAGGAGTAAGTAAGGCAAATGACAATGAGGATGCCACAGAAGGTGAAAATCCAAAAgatgatgaaaatgaaaatgtCCCAGATGTGAAAGGCAAACCAATGTTTAATGAAGCCATACCTTGGAAGAAGCAGTTGCCAATTCTAGGTATGAGGTTCACCAACCCTAAACAATTGAAATTCATGCTTTGTAATTATGTTGTAGCCAATGGGTATCAACTATACTATGAAAAGATGACAGTAAAAGGTTATTAGTTAAGTTTTGTGATAGTGAATGCACATTTAGGCTTTGGGATTCATCGATGAGTAAGGAGCACTCATTGCAAATCAAGTCCCTTATCAATGAGCATAATCGTGCTAGGAATTTTAAGTTAGGTTCAATTGGTAATTATAGATGGATTGGCAGTCATTTCACCAGGGAAGTTCTTGAGAATGAGAAACTCAATGTTAGGATGCTAAAATAGGAAGTAAAGACTAAAGTTGGCATATAGGTTAGTATGGGATAGTGTCTCATGTTGAAGGTACCATAGTGGAAAATTATGCAAAGTTATGT encodes:
- the LOC111912727 gene encoding uncharacterized protein LOC111912727, with translation MPTVWFSLKKSLHCKSEPSEVHDPKSKKQLATILTRKPGRSGCSRSIANLKDVINGGSKRHSEKPVSCSPRSIGSSEFLNPITHEVILNDSRCELKITGFGGGFHDVSGGAAAGGGGGDGSTFVGTLMPGTPGPGGHPTMHTFKNHQTPTRRTVSSSDGNGIANSGNSTGKNGIGIPQKPRPSMETESYGSSGAVTCHKCGKQFGKWENLEAHHLSKHAVTELMEGDSSRKIVEIICRSSWLKSENTSGRIEKVLKVHNMQKTLSRFEDYRELVKTKASKLPKKHPRCLADGNELLRFYGTTISCSLGINGHSSLCISDKCCVCRIIRNGFSTPKELKGGIGVFTTSTSVRAFESIEVCDDSLDTRKALMVCRVIAGRVHRPLENIQEISGQSGFDSLAGKVGVHSNIEDLYLLSPKALLPCFVVICRV